The proteins below come from a single Benincasa hispida cultivar B227 chromosome 4, ASM972705v1, whole genome shotgun sequence genomic window:
- the LOC120075069 gene encoding synaptotagmin-3-like isoform X1: MGFFSTLLGIIGFGIGIPLGLVVGFFLFIYSKPDEVKDPMIRPIYELDSDALEELIPEIPLWVKHPDFDRVDWLNKFLAAMWPYLDKAICCRIRGMAKPMFAVYIGKFQIQSIEFENLSLGTLPPKLYGIKVHETNENEIVMETAIRWAGNPNIVLMLRLFSLQIRIQLVDLQIFVAPRVALKPLVPAFPCFSKIVVSLLEKPHVDFGMKIQGGDIMSIPGLSQFVQEIIRKQVSNLYLWPHVFEIPILDASVAATKKPVGILHVNVVKALKLSKMDILGTSDPYVKLSISGERLPSKKTTIKMNNLNPIWNEKFKLIVKDPESQVLQLQVYDWDKVGGHDRLGMQLVPLKVLTPYEKKELTLDLLKNTNINDHQNKKPRGQLVVELKFTPFREESSKFSSRLDGCRSMVSQDERDLHDDVVGGAGLLSVKIQGATSVEGKRHSNPYAVMHFRGEKKKTKMVKKCRDPVWNEDFQFMLEEPPLEEKIHIEVRSRRSSIFSFLSKESLGHVEINLVDVVHNGRINTKYHLINSRYGMIHVEIQWTVA; this comes from the exons ATGGGTTTTTTCAGCACTTTATTGGGAATTATTGGGTTTGGAATTGGAATTCCTCTTGGATTGGTTGTGGGGTTCTTCTTGTTCATCTATTCAAAGCCTGATGAAGTCAAG GATCCGATGATAAGGCCAATCTACGAATTAGATTCAGATGCTTTGGAAGAACTCATTCCTGAAATTCCACTGTGGGTTAAGCACCCTGATTTTGATCGG GTAGACTGGTTGAACAAGTTTCTTGCAGCCATGTGGCCTTATCTTGATAAG GCTATTTGTTGTCGAATAAGAGGAATGGCTAAACCAATGTTCGCTGTGTATATTGGCAAGTTTCAAATTCAATCTATTGAGTTTGAGAATTTAAGTCTCGGAACTCTTCCTCCCAAGCTTTATG GTATCAAAGTGCATGAGACCAATGAGAATGAAATAGTCATGGAAACTGCAATCAGATGGGCAGGGAACCCCAATATAGTATTGATGTTGAGACTCTTTTCATTACAAATAAGAATTCAG TTAGTAGACCTGCAAATTTTCGTGGCACCACGGGTAGCCTTGAAGCCTCTAGTGCCTGCTTTTCCTTGTTTTTCCAAGATTGTTGTGTCTTTATTGGAGAAG CCACATGTAGATTTTGGCATGAAAATACAAGGAGGCGATATCATGTCCATACCCGGCCTCTCTCAATTTGTTCAG GAGATTATCAGAAAACAAGTTTCAAATCTCTATCTTTGGCCCCATGTTTTTGAGATACCGATTCTTGATGCATCAGT AGCGGCAACGAAAAAGCCAGTGGGAATACTACACGTGAACGTCGTCAAGGCTTTAAAGCTTTCGAAGATGGACATATTGGGGACGTCAGATCCATATGTTAAACTCAGCATAAGTGGAGAGCGGCTACCGTCTAAGAAAACCACCATTAAGATGAATAACTTAAATCCAATTTGGAACGAGAAGTTTAAGCTTATTGTGAAGGATCCAGAATCTCAAGTTCTTCAGTTGCAAGTCTATGATTGGGACAAG GTTGGCGGACATGACAGGTTAGGAATGCAGTTAGTCCCCTTGAAAGTACTTACGCCCTATGAGAAGAAGGAACTAACGCTCGACTTACTGAAGAACACAAACATAAACGATCATCAAAACAAGAAACCGAGAGGACAACTTGTGGTCGAGTTGAAGTTTACGCCTTTCAGGGAAGAAAGCAGCAAGTTTAGTAGTCGATTAGATGGATGTCGGAGTATGGTAAGTCAAGACGAAAGAGATTTACATGATGATGTTGTAGGTGGAGCGGGGTTGTTATCGGTTAAAATCCAAGGAGCTACAAGTGTGGAGGGGAAACGGCATAGTAATCCTTATGCAGTAATGCACTTTagaggagaaaagaagaaaacaaag ATGGTGAAGAAATGTCGTGACCCGGTTTGGAATGAAGATTTCCAGTTCATGCTTGAAGAGCCTCCATTAGAAGAGAAGATCCATATTGAGGTTAGGAGTAGGAGGAGCAGCATTTTCAGTTTCCTCTCAAAG GAATCATTGGGACATGTAGAGATTAATCTCGTCGATGTCGTGCACAATGGACGCATCAACACGAAGTATCATCTAATCAATTCGAGATATGGAATGATACATGTCGAGATACAGTGGACAGTGGCTTGA
- the LOC120075069 gene encoding synaptotagmin-3-like isoform X2: MWPYLDKAICCRIRGMAKPMFAVYIGKFQIQSIEFENLSLGTLPPKLYGIKVHETNENEIVMETAIRWAGNPNIVLMLRLFSLQIRIQLVDLQIFVAPRVALKPLVPAFPCFSKIVVSLLEKPHVDFGMKIQGGDIMSIPGLSQFVQEIIRKQVSNLYLWPHVFEIPILDASVAATKKPVGILHVNVVKALKLSKMDILGTSDPYVKLSISGERLPSKKTTIKMNNLNPIWNEKFKLIVKDPESQVLQLQVYDWDKVGGHDRLGMQLVPLKVLTPYEKKELTLDLLKNTNINDHQNKKPRGQLVVELKFTPFREESSKFSSRLDGCRSMVSQDERDLHDDVVGGAGLLSVKIQGATSVEGKRHSNPYAVMHFRGEKKKTKMVKKCRDPVWNEDFQFMLEEPPLEEKIHIEVRSRRSSIFSFLSKESLGHVEINLVDVVHNGRINTKYHLINSRYGMIHVEIQWTVA; this comes from the exons ATGTGGCCTTATCTTGATAAG GCTATTTGTTGTCGAATAAGAGGAATGGCTAAACCAATGTTCGCTGTGTATATTGGCAAGTTTCAAATTCAATCTATTGAGTTTGAGAATTTAAGTCTCGGAACTCTTCCTCCCAAGCTTTATG GTATCAAAGTGCATGAGACCAATGAGAATGAAATAGTCATGGAAACTGCAATCAGATGGGCAGGGAACCCCAATATAGTATTGATGTTGAGACTCTTTTCATTACAAATAAGAATTCAG TTAGTAGACCTGCAAATTTTCGTGGCACCACGGGTAGCCTTGAAGCCTCTAGTGCCTGCTTTTCCTTGTTTTTCCAAGATTGTTGTGTCTTTATTGGAGAAG CCACATGTAGATTTTGGCATGAAAATACAAGGAGGCGATATCATGTCCATACCCGGCCTCTCTCAATTTGTTCAG GAGATTATCAGAAAACAAGTTTCAAATCTCTATCTTTGGCCCCATGTTTTTGAGATACCGATTCTTGATGCATCAGT AGCGGCAACGAAAAAGCCAGTGGGAATACTACACGTGAACGTCGTCAAGGCTTTAAAGCTTTCGAAGATGGACATATTGGGGACGTCAGATCCATATGTTAAACTCAGCATAAGTGGAGAGCGGCTACCGTCTAAGAAAACCACCATTAAGATGAATAACTTAAATCCAATTTGGAACGAGAAGTTTAAGCTTATTGTGAAGGATCCAGAATCTCAAGTTCTTCAGTTGCAAGTCTATGATTGGGACAAG GTTGGCGGACATGACAGGTTAGGAATGCAGTTAGTCCCCTTGAAAGTACTTACGCCCTATGAGAAGAAGGAACTAACGCTCGACTTACTGAAGAACACAAACATAAACGATCATCAAAACAAGAAACCGAGAGGACAACTTGTGGTCGAGTTGAAGTTTACGCCTTTCAGGGAAGAAAGCAGCAAGTTTAGTAGTCGATTAGATGGATGTCGGAGTATGGTAAGTCAAGACGAAAGAGATTTACATGATGATGTTGTAGGTGGAGCGGGGTTGTTATCGGTTAAAATCCAAGGAGCTACAAGTGTGGAGGGGAAACGGCATAGTAATCCTTATGCAGTAATGCACTTTagaggagaaaagaagaaaacaaag ATGGTGAAGAAATGTCGTGACCCGGTTTGGAATGAAGATTTCCAGTTCATGCTTGAAGAGCCTCCATTAGAAGAGAAGATCCATATTGAGGTTAGGAGTAGGAGGAGCAGCATTTTCAGTTTCCTCTCAAAG GAATCATTGGGACATGTAGAGATTAATCTCGTCGATGTCGTGCACAATGGACGCATCAACACGAAGTATCATCTAATCAATTCGAGATATGGAATGATACATGTCGAGATACAGTGGACAGTGGCTTGA
- the LOC120075069 gene encoding synaptotagmin-3-like isoform X3, whose protein sequence is MGREPQYSIDVETLFITNKNSVSRPANFRGTTGSLEASSACFSLFFQDCCVFIGEDLQPHVDFGMKIQGGDIMSIPGLSQFVQEIIRKQVSNLYLWPHVFEIPILDASVAATKKPVGILHVNVVKALKLSKMDILGTSDPYVKLSISGERLPSKKTTIKMNNLNPIWNEKFKLIVKDPESQVLQLQVYDWDKVGGHDRLGMQLVPLKVLTPYEKKELTLDLLKNTNINDHQNKKPRGQLVVELKFTPFREESSKFSSRLDGCRSMVSQDERDLHDDVVGGAGLLSVKIQGATSVEGKRHSNPYAVMHFRGEKKKTKMVKKCRDPVWNEDFQFMLEEPPLEEKIHIEVRSRRSSIFSFLSKESLGHVEINLVDVVHNGRINTKYHLINSRYGMIHVEIQWTVA, encoded by the exons ATGGGCAGGGAACCCCAATATAGTATTGATGTTGAGACTCTTTTCATTACAAATAAGAATTCAG TTAGTAGACCTGCAAATTTTCGTGGCACCACGGGTAGCCTTGAAGCCTCTAGTGCCTGCTTTTCCTTGTTTTTCCAAGATTGTTGTGTCTTTATTGGAGAAG ATCTCCAGCCACATGTAGATTTTGGCATGAAAATACAAGGAGGCGATATCATGTCCATACCCGGCCTCTCTCAATTTGTTCAG GAGATTATCAGAAAACAAGTTTCAAATCTCTATCTTTGGCCCCATGTTTTTGAGATACCGATTCTTGATGCATCAGT AGCGGCAACGAAAAAGCCAGTGGGAATACTACACGTGAACGTCGTCAAGGCTTTAAAGCTTTCGAAGATGGACATATTGGGGACGTCAGATCCATATGTTAAACTCAGCATAAGTGGAGAGCGGCTACCGTCTAAGAAAACCACCATTAAGATGAATAACTTAAATCCAATTTGGAACGAGAAGTTTAAGCTTATTGTGAAGGATCCAGAATCTCAAGTTCTTCAGTTGCAAGTCTATGATTGGGACAAG GTTGGCGGACATGACAGGTTAGGAATGCAGTTAGTCCCCTTGAAAGTACTTACGCCCTATGAGAAGAAGGAACTAACGCTCGACTTACTGAAGAACACAAACATAAACGATCATCAAAACAAGAAACCGAGAGGACAACTTGTGGTCGAGTTGAAGTTTACGCCTTTCAGGGAAGAAAGCAGCAAGTTTAGTAGTCGATTAGATGGATGTCGGAGTATGGTAAGTCAAGACGAAAGAGATTTACATGATGATGTTGTAGGTGGAGCGGGGTTGTTATCGGTTAAAATCCAAGGAGCTACAAGTGTGGAGGGGAAACGGCATAGTAATCCTTATGCAGTAATGCACTTTagaggagaaaagaagaaaacaaag ATGGTGAAGAAATGTCGTGACCCGGTTTGGAATGAAGATTTCCAGTTCATGCTTGAAGAGCCTCCATTAGAAGAGAAGATCCATATTGAGGTTAGGAGTAGGAGGAGCAGCATTTTCAGTTTCCTCTCAAAG GAATCATTGGGACATGTAGAGATTAATCTCGTCGATGTCGTGCACAATGGACGCATCAACACGAAGTATCATCTAATCAATTCGAGATATGGAATGATACATGTCGAGATACAGTGGACAGTGGCTTGA